A DNA window from Selenomonas sp. oral taxon 126 contains the following coding sequences:
- a CDS encoding ExbD/TolR family protein produces the protein MKLDLLPQEERPQLMIIPMIDIIFFLLVFFMMSMLSMVVQKSMPLTLPQAESAKVSMTRNIPITITADGGIYYERDLMSLRELTARLTEDAARGEDISVILRGDTAASYGTVVQIMDVVKRLGIEKVYIATNTPG, from the coding sequence GTGAAGCTTGACCTTCTGCCGCAGGAGGAACGCCCGCAGCTGATGATCATTCCGATGATTGACATCATTTTCTTTCTGCTCGTTTTCTTCATGATGAGCATGCTCTCGATGGTCGTGCAGAAGAGTATGCCGCTTACACTGCCGCAGGCGGAGAGTGCAAAGGTCAGCATGACGCGCAATATTCCCATCACGATCACGGCGGATGGCGGGATCTACTACGAACGAGATCTGATGAGTCTGCGCGAGCTTACCGCGCGCCTCACGGAGGATGCAGCTCGTGGAGAGGATATCTCTGTCATCCTGCGCGGCGATACGGCGGCGTCCTATGGGACGGTTGTGCAGATCATGGATGTGGTGAAGCGCCTCGGTATTGAGAAGGTCTACATTGCGACCAATACACCGGGGTGA
- a CDS encoding energy transducer TonB: MSLAVHVGIIGILLLIGLDWFASPPLPSTPLQVGFLSETQVAAAVESSANEGSAGGAGEIEEVKRESSHADMSAQSMLPSIKAASAPTMQELDRVVPPVEHAIASIVAAPSGEQSSDAIPTSGGVSSDGREDNGASSAAGGSGIGQASGLGAGFSDNGDGSYTAASAAGISYQILRDAEAYYPEEARSLGYSETVSVTGRVLVGTDGSIESVRILTDAPNLGFRQAADEAFWRMRFAPIVYQGYPIKLWFEKTLIFQP, encoded by the coding sequence TTGTCACTCGCTGTACATGTCGGTATTATAGGCATATTGCTTCTTATCGGACTGGACTGGTTCGCCTCGCCGCCGCTGCCGAGTACACCTCTGCAGGTTGGCTTCCTATCGGAGACGCAGGTCGCGGCGGCAGTAGAGAGTTCGGCGAATGAAGGAAGTGCTGGCGGCGCGGGGGAGATCGAGGAAGTAAAACGGGAGAGCAGCCATGCGGACATGTCGGCACAAAGTATGCTGCCCAGTATAAAGGCTGCTAGTGCTCCGACAATGCAGGAGCTTGATCGCGTGGTTCCGCCTGTGGAGCATGCGATTGCATCTATTGTTGCTGCGCCAAGCGGCGAACAGAGTTCGGATGCAATACCTACATCTGGCGGAGTCTCGTCAGATGGCAGAGAGGATAACGGAGCCTCATCTGCTGCAGGAGGCAGCGGAATAGGTCAGGCGTCGGGATTGGGAGCTGGATTCTCTGATAATGGAGACGGCTCATATACGGCGGCATCTGCCGCAGGGATTTCTTACCAAATCCTGCGCGATGCAGAGGCGTATTATCCAGAAGAGGCGCGTTCTCTTGGCTACTCTGAGACCGTCTCGGTCACGGGGCGCGTGCTCGTTGGCACGGATGGCAGCATTGAATCTGTGCGCATACTGACTGATGCACCGAATCTTGGCTTCCGTCAGGCGGCAGACGAGGCGTTCTGGCGGATGCGCTTTGCCCCGATCGTCTATCAGGGCTACCCGATCAAACTCTGGTTTGAAAAAACACTGATCTTTCAGCCATAG
- a CDS encoding A/G-specific adenine glycosylase encodes MKILPWTGDSIFPALCATLLAWRKSAPDVRDLPWRDEPTPYHVWISEIMLQQTRAAVVRAYYLRFLDALPSVRDLAAVDDDALMKLWQGLGYYSRARNLKRAAQVIVAEHGGDLPNDFDALLALPGIGRYTASAISSFAYGAPRPAVDGNFLRVAARVTANPIDIAKDASKRALEAALAPSYPTRRDAGLLNEAFMDLGATICLPNGAPLCHSCPAARLCLAHEYGTEQNYPVKTALKARRKEQRTVLLLSCGGQIAIRKRPARGLLAGLWEYPNLDGKLTKRAVRAHLEAEGYHVLAIAPLPPARHIFSHIEWNLTGWAVSVAEWNEPPLMAAEEIDGAPAPLLWVRREELADKYSIPAAFGYFTPK; translated from the coding sequence TCTTTCCCGCCCTCTGCGCCACTCTGCTCGCGTGGCGAAAGTCTGCGCCCGACGTGCGCGACCTGCCGTGGCGCGACGAGCCGACGCCGTATCACGTCTGGATCTCCGAGATCATGCTTCAGCAGACGCGCGCCGCCGTCGTGCGCGCCTACTATCTGCGTTTCCTCGATGCCCTGCCGAGCGTCCGCGACCTCGCCGCCGTGGACGACGACGCACTCATGAAGCTCTGGCAGGGACTCGGCTACTACAGCCGTGCGCGCAACCTCAAACGCGCGGCACAGGTGATTGTCGCAGAGCACGGCGGCGATCTGCCGAACGACTTCGACGCACTGCTCGCCCTCCCCGGCATCGGACGCTATACGGCGAGCGCAATTTCCTCATTCGCCTACGGCGCGCCGCGCCCCGCAGTCGACGGCAACTTCCTGCGTGTCGCCGCGCGCGTCACGGCGAATCCCATCGACATTGCAAAGGACGCATCGAAGCGCGCACTCGAAGCCGCGCTCGCGCCCTCCTATCCGACGAGACGCGACGCAGGACTCCTCAACGAGGCATTCATGGATCTCGGCGCGACCATCTGTCTGCCGAACGGCGCACCGCTCTGCCACAGCTGTCCCGCCGCACGCCTCTGCCTCGCGCATGAATACGGCACGGAGCAGAACTATCCCGTCAAGACCGCACTCAAGGCGCGCCGCAAGGAGCAGCGCACCGTCCTTCTCCTCTCCTGCGGCGGGCAAATTGCCATACGAAAAAGACCCGCGCGGGGTCTCCTCGCGGGTCTCTGGGAATATCCGAATCTCGACGGAAAACTGACGAAGCGTGCCGTGCGCGCACATCTCGAAGCGGAGGGCTATCACGTCCTCGCCATCGCACCGCTGCCGCCCGCGCGCCACATCTTTTCACATATTGAATGGAATCTGACGGGCTGGGCGGTCAGCGTCGCAGAATGGAACGAACCGCCGCTGATGGCGGCAGAGGAGATAGACGGCGCGCCCGCCCCACTTCTCTGGGTGCGCCGTGAGGAACTTGCGGACAAGTACAGCATCCCCGCTGCATTCGGCTACTTTACGCCGAAATAA
- a CDS encoding MotA/TolQ/ExbB proton channel family protein: FCAALAAGDDARAAELCRTSGGAAGEVLLTALEERTHKNVRQEELVQAAAKKKALALRRYLEYLSVIVTMAPLLGLLGTVIGMISSFSVLSVAEGEPFAITGGVGEALVATASGLLVAILALSLYAYLSHRANGIIADVEYSATMYLAHVGGERGEA, from the coding sequence GTTCTGTGCGGCGCTCGCTGCAGGGGATGATGCACGTGCTGCTGAGCTCTGTCGAACCTCCGGCGGTGCGGCGGGAGAGGTCCTGCTGACTGCGCTCGAGGAGCGTACCCATAAGAATGTGCGGCAAGAGGAGCTCGTGCAGGCGGCAGCAAAGAAAAAGGCGCTTGCGCTGCGCCGTTATCTTGAGTATCTGAGTGTGATCGTGACGATGGCGCCGCTTCTAGGTCTGTTGGGGACAGTCATTGGCATGATTAGCTCATTCAGCGTACTGTCTGTTGCCGAGGGAGAGCCGTTTGCCATCACAGGCGGTGTCGGTGAGGCCCTGGTTGCAACGGCGAGCGGATTGCTCGTCGCGATTCTTGCGCTGAGTCTTTATGCCTATCTCTCGCATCGGGCGAACGGCATCATAGCGGATGTGGAGTACTCTGCCACGATGTATCTGGCGCATGTGGGAGGTGAGCGCGGTGAAGCTTGA